The Herbiconiux sp. A18JL235 region CGACCGCGACAGGCGCCTGGAACCGTCAGCGCCCATCCGGCATGCCCTCCCATCGGTACGCCGACGCCTATTCCAGGGTCGACGTGCCGCTCGGCGCAGACCGACGCTGGCCGAGCCGCCGGCTCACCCAGGCGCCCCTCTGGGTGCCCGTCGACCTGCGCGACGGCAACCAGGCCCTGGCCGAACCGATGGACCCGGAGCGGAAACGCCGGTTCTTCGAGCTGATGGTGCGGATGGGGTACGCCGAGATCGAGGTCGGCTACCCCTCGGCGTCGCAGACCGACTACGACTTCGTGCGTCTGATCGCCGACACCGGCATCGCACCCGACGACGTCACGATCGTCGTCTTCACCCCCGCCCGTCGAGACCTGATCGAACGCACCGTGGAGTCGATCCGCGGCATCCGCAACGAGGTCGTCATCCACATGTACACGGCGACCGCCCCGATCTGGCGCGACACCGTGCTGGGCAAGAACCGCGACGAGCTGCGCGAGCTGATCCTCGCCGGCGGCCGCGACGTGCTGGAGTTCGCAGGCCATCTGCCGAACGTGCGGTTCGAGTTCAGCCCCGAGGTGTTCAACCTCACCGAGCCCGACTACGTCATCGAGATCTGCGATGCGATCACCGAGCTCTGGAATGCCGGTCCCGAGAGGCCGGTCATCCTGAACCTCCCTGCCACGGTCGAGATCGCCACCCCGAACGTGTACGCCGACCAGATCGAGTACATGCACACCCATCTCGCCCGACGCGACGGCGTCATCCTCTCGGTGCACCCCCACAACGACCGCGGCACCGGCATCGCCTGCGCCGAGCTCGCCGTGCTGGCCGGCGCGCAGCGCGTCGAGGGGTGCATTTTCGGCAACGGAGAACGCACGGGGAACGTCGACATCGCGACCCTCGCGCTCAACCTGCACGCGCAGGGCATCGATCCGATGATCGACTTCTCCGACATCGACGAGATCCGCCGCACCGTGGAGTACTGCAACCGCATCGAGGTGCACCCCCGCCATCCGTATGTCGGCGACCTGGTGCACACCGCATTCAGCGGAACGCACCAAGACGCCATCAAGAAGGGTTTCGCCGAGCACCGTGCCCGGGCCGCAGGCGAAGGCCTCGACGAGGGTGAGATCGCATGGCGGGTTCCCTACCTGCCGATCGACCCGGCAGACCTCGGGCGGAGCTACGACGCCGTCATCCGCGTGAACTCGCAATCGGGCAAGGGCGGCATCGCCTACCTGCTTCAGACCGAGTACGGGGTCGATCTGCCCCGGCGCCTGCAGATCGATCTCTCCCGCCACGTGCAGCAGCACACCGACACGACCGGCGACGAGGTCACCGCCGCCGACATCTGGGCGATCTTCACCTCCGTGTACCTGCCGGAGGATTCCGATCCGAAGGTGCGCCTGATCTCCGCGCGGGCCGACGAGGCGGCCTCGAACACGGCGGTCACCGTGCTGGTCGATGGGGTCGAACACCACTCCGTGCACGGAGGTACGGATGCGGTGGAGGCCCTCGTCGTCGCCCTCGACACCCTCGGCATCGCAGTCGAGATCCTCTCGATCCAGCAGAGCGAGATCCGATCGGGGGCGGTCACCGGCTTCCTCGCCGTGCTCGAGTACCGCACTCCCGAGGGGTCCGCCTGGGCGGCGGGTCGTGCCCCCTTTTCCCTCTCCGCCACCCTGGCAGCGGTCGTCAGCGCCGCGAACGTCGCCGCGCCTGCGCGCGAGAGCAGGGATGGGAGCAGGGGCGGGGCGCGTGAGGCTGCACTCGCCGTCGACGCGACCTCCTGAGGCCGCTCGCCCACCAGGCATTTTCAATAAAGTGGTATTCTAGTGAATCAAGAAGGATGAGTTGCGAGGGGGGGTCGGTGTGGGTGAGGTGACGCGCAGGACGATGCTGGTGGGTGCAGCCTGGACGGTGCCCGTGGTTGCGGTGACGGCTGCCGCCCCCGCTGCCGCGGCAAGTGGGGGCGGCGTCCCGTTGCTGTACTGGGACCGTGCGTCGGTGTCGGATGGGGAGCAGGCTCAGGCCCTCGTGCGAATCCCGGCCGGGCTGCCGGCGGGGAGGGCGACCTTGCAGGTGAGCCCCGATGTCATCGGAGAATGGTTGATCAGGCCCGTGGAATCCGTATGGGTTCCTGACATCACACTCGCGTACCGGTATCAAGCGTGGAGATTCGATGATCCCGCACCAGGCCTCTACTCGTTTCAGATCGAGTTCACCAGAGCGGTGCAAGACGCCCGGCCGGTCGTGTTCACCCCACGCCTCTACATCGAGACTGACTTGATCGCGACGGGCGCCACGATCGCGGCAGCGTGACCGCGCAGACCGACGCGCCGAGAGCCGGAGCAGACGCGGTCATGAAAAGAGGAGAGGGCCGCCCGAATGGGCGGCCCTCTCCTCTTTTCTGTCGGGCTGACAGGATTTGAACCTGCGACCCCTTGACCCCCAGTCAAGTGCGCTACCAAGCTGCGCCACAGCCCGTGGCATGTCATGCGGATCCGCGGGCGGCTCCGAACAACTTGTCTATAGTAGCGCCTTCTCGAGCCCCCGAAGAACACTCGCGCCGCCGACCCGGCAGCGCACCCGACAGGAACACCGTCCACAAGTCACGCTCCCGTAACAGAAGCCCCGAGTGCCCCGGAAACGGCCCTGGCGCGTTCATGTGGATGCATAGAATCGACCCCAGAGATGCGCTGCGGGGATGACCCGGACGGCCCCCGCAGCGCTCTCACCCAATTTAGGTAGCGAGTTTGGGACTGACAGTCCAAAACCGGGGTTTTCCCCGACTTCGCCGTTGCATAATTGACCATGCCCGAGTCAACCGCCTTACCCGCAGTAGTTTCCCGACGTCAGGGCGCGTCCGTCAACCTCGCCGAACCCCGAGCGGCGAGAACCCATGAAGCCTTGACGACCGCCCTGTTCGAGCTCCTCCGTGAGCACGATCTCACCGAGATCAGCATCTCCGAACTGTGCCGCACCGCCGGCGTTCACCGCACCACCTTCTACGGCCATTACGGCGACATCTTCGCCTTCGCCGCCGACTCCTTCGCGAGCGTCCTCGACGATATGACGAACGGAGGCGACGAACCCGAATCCGTCACCACCGCATCCGTCGCCGCCGAGACCGCGCCTGGGAGCACGACCGGTGTGGCCGGCGAGAGTGCCGAGAACCCGGAGGGTGCAAAGGGCCTCGCGGCCACCGACCTCACCGGACTCGACCACGCCCAGCTCGCCACCCGCGGCACGGATGCGGTGCGCCAGGCCTTCGAGCACGTGGCTGAGAACCGCGCCGCCTATCGCATGATGTTCAACACCCGTGTCGACGTAGGCTTCCGCCGCGAGCTGTTCGTCCGCATGTTCCACCTCGCCTCCCTCAGCATCGCCGCCTGGCGGAAAGGCGACACCTCCCCCGCCATCGACACCCCCACCGCCGCCGCGTTCATAGCGGGAGGCATGGTGGGCGTGCTCGAAGACTGGGCGAACAGCGACGACACCGACATCGAGGCCCGAACCTCGTCGGTCGTCGTCCTGTCCACCGCGTGGTGTGCCATGCCCGACCTCTCCCATGCCGTGAAATAGAGGGGTGCCCCTCACCCCATCCGATGCGTCCGGCGAGCCCTCCGCGGCCGCCCCGCACCCTGCATCCGTTCCCCTCGCACTGGCGATCGACGTCGGCGGCACCAAGGTCGAATCGGCCCTGGTCGCCGCCGACGCCACCGTGCTGCCCGGCACCCGCCACCGCGCCCCCACCGGGGCCGGCACCAGCTCCGACGGGATAGCGGATGCGGTGGGCCGCGTCATCGACGCCACCCTCGCCGCCGCCCCACCCGGCGCGGTCATCGCGGGGGCGGGGGTCGGCTGCGCGGGCCCCATCTCCGTCGAACGCGGCACCGTCTCCCCGCTCAACCTCCATGCCTGGCGCGAGTTCCCGCTCGCCGAGCTGGTGCGGGAGCGGTCGGGTCTCGACCAGGTGGTGCTGCGCCTCGACGGCCTGTGCATCCTGCTCGCCGAACTCTGGGCGGGCGCCCTGCAGGGCTGCCGCAATGCCATGGGCATGGTCGTGTCGACCGGCATCGGCGGCGGACTGCTGCTCGAGGGCAAGCTCGTGAGCGGGCGCACCGGCAACGCCGGGCACGTCGGCCAGATCCAGCTGCACACCCGCGCTGACGACAGCCACGGGCTCGACCTCTCCGTCACCCTGGAGGGCATCGCCGCCGGCCCGAACATCGTCGCCTGGGCGCGCGAACACGGGTTCACCGGGGCCTCGGGCGAAGACCTCGCCGCCGCAGCCTCCACCGGCGACCCGCTCGCCCGCGCGGCGATCGAGCGTTCGGCCCGTGCCGTGGGCGAGGGCATCGCGAGCGTCTGCGCCCTCGTCGACCTCGAGGCCGTGGCCATCGGCGGCGGCTTCTCGAAGGTGTCGCCCGATTACATCGACCTCGTGCAGGCCGCGGTCGACGAGGTCGCCCCGCTCAGCACCATCCCCGGCGTGCGGGTTCTCCCGTCAGCCCTCTCGGGCGACGGGCCGCTCATCGGCGCCTCGGGCCTCATCCACCACCCGCACTACCTGCCCTAGGCCACCTCGAGGCGCGCGCTACCGCTTGCGCTTCTCCCGCACCCGCATGTTCACCACGATCGGCGAGCCCTCGAACCCGTAGATCTCGCGCAGCCGGCGCTGAACGTAGCGCCGGTACCCCGGGTCGAGGAACCCGGTGGTGAACAGCACGAAGGTCGGCGGTCGCGATGCCGCCTGGGTGCCGAACAGGATGCGCGGCTGCTTGCCACCGCGAACCGGGTGCGGATGCGCGGCCGTGAGCTCCGCGAGGAACGCGTTGAACTTGCCGGTCGGAATGCGGGTGTCCCACGAGTCGAGGGCGAGCTCGAGGGCGGGAACGAGCTTCTCGAGGTGCCGCCCGGTGCGCGCCGAGATGTTCACCCGGGGCGCCCACGTCACGTGGTGCAGGTCTTGTTCGATCTCGCGTTCGAGGTAGCGGCGACGGTCGTCGTCGAGCAGGTCCCACTTGTTGAAGGCGAGCACCAGTGCGCGGCCCGACTCCAGCACGAGGTCGATGATGCGCAGGTCTTGGGTCGAGATCGGCTCGGTGACGTCGAGCACGACGACGGCCACCTCCGCCTTCTCCAGAGCGGCGGATGTGCGCAGCGACGCATAGAAGTCAGCCCCCTGCTGCAGGTGCACCCGCTTGCGGATGCCGGCCGTGTCGACGAAGGTCCACACCTTGCCGCCGAGCTCGATCTGCTCATCGACGGGGTCGCGCGTGGTGCCGGCCATCTCGTTCACCACGACCCGCTCCTCGCCGGCGGCTTTGTTGAGCAACGAGCTCTTGCCCACGTTCGGTCGCCCCAGGATGGCGACGCGCCTCGGCCCGCCCACCTCCTGCTTCGCAACGGCCGACACCTCGGGCATCTTCTCCATCACGAGGTCGAGCAGGTCGGCGACACCCCGCCCGTGCAGCGCCGACACGGGGTGCGGCTCGCCGAGCCCGAGCGACCAGAGCGCGGAGGCAGCGGGCTCCTGCCGCACGTCGTCGACCTTGTTCGCGGCGAGGAAGACCGGCCGCTTGGCACGACGGAGCAGTTTCACGACGTGCTCGTCGGTCGCGGTGGCCCCCACGTTGGAGTCGACGACGAACAGCACCACGTCGGCGAGGTCGATGGCGACCTCCGCCTGGGCGGCGACCGCGGCGTTGATGCCCGCGGCATCCGGCTCCCACCCGCCGGTGTCGACCAGTGTGAACCGCCGCCCGGCCCACTCGGCCTTGTAGGCCACGCGGTCGCGGGTGACGCCTGGGGTGTCTTCGACGACCGCCTCACGACGGCCCAGGATGCGGTTCACGAGCGCCGACTTGCCCACGTTCGGCCGGCCCACGATGGCGAGCACGGGG contains the following coding sequences:
- a CDS encoding 2-isopropylmalate synthase, with the protein product MPAPTTTTTATTTATGAWNRQRPSGMPSHRYADAYSRVDVPLGADRRWPSRRLTQAPLWVPVDLRDGNQALAEPMDPERKRRFFELMVRMGYAEIEVGYPSASQTDYDFVRLIADTGIAPDDVTIVVFTPARRDLIERTVESIRGIRNEVVIHMYTATAPIWRDTVLGKNRDELRELILAGGRDVLEFAGHLPNVRFEFSPEVFNLTEPDYVIEICDAITELWNAGPERPVILNLPATVEIATPNVYADQIEYMHTHLARRDGVILSVHPHNDRGTGIACAELAVLAGAQRVEGCIFGNGERTGNVDIATLALNLHAQGIDPMIDFSDIDEIRRTVEYCNRIEVHPRHPYVGDLVHTAFSGTHQDAIKKGFAEHRARAAGEGLDEGEIAWRVPYLPIDPADLGRSYDAVIRVNSQSGKGGIAYLLQTEYGVDLPRRLQIDLSRHVQQHTDTTGDEVTAADIWAIFTSVYLPEDSDPKVRLISARADEAASNTAVTVLVDGVEHHSVHGGTDAVEALVVALDTLGIAVEILSIQQSEIRSGAVTGFLAVLEYRTPEGSAWAAGRAPFSLSATLAAVVSAANVAAPARESRDGSRGGAREAALAVDATS
- a CDS encoding TetR-like C-terminal domain-containing protein, with the translated sequence MTTALFELLREHDLTEISISELCRTAGVHRTTFYGHYGDIFAFAADSFASVLDDMTNGGDEPESVTTASVAAETAPGSTTGVAGESAENPEGAKGLAATDLTGLDHAQLATRGTDAVRQAFEHVAENRAAYRMMFNTRVDVGFRRELFVRMFHLASLSIAAWRKGDTSPAIDTPTAAAFIAGGMVGVLEDWANSDDTDIEARTSSVVVLSTAWCAMPDLSHAVK
- a CDS encoding ROK family protein, coding for MPLTPSDASGEPSAAAPHPASVPLALAIDVGGTKVESALVAADATVLPGTRHRAPTGAGTSSDGIADAVGRVIDATLAAAPPGAVIAGAGVGCAGPISVERGTVSPLNLHAWREFPLAELVRERSGLDQVVLRLDGLCILLAELWAGALQGCRNAMGMVVSTGIGGGLLLEGKLVSGRTGNAGHVGQIQLHTRADDSHGLDLSVTLEGIAAGPNIVAWAREHGFTGASGEDLAAAASTGDPLARAAIERSARAVGEGIASVCALVDLEAVAIGGGFSKVSPDYIDLVQAAVDEVAPLSTIPGVRVLPSALSGDGPLIGASGLIHHPHYLP
- the der gene encoding ribosome biogenesis GTPase Der is translated as MVDKQNSNDELSGYGPGGADDVDADGEEFEAEADDLASRLDGVDDDLAEQRAAALRAGLDDYELDEGDLDLLELSDDYPDGQFFLPALPVLAIVGRPNVGKSALVNRILGRREAVVEDTPGVTRDRVAYKAEWAGRRFTLVDTGGWEPDAAGINAAVAAQAEVAIDLADVVLFVVDSNVGATATDEHVVKLLRRAKRPVFLAANKVDDVRQEPAASALWSLGLGEPHPVSALHGRGVADLLDLVMEKMPEVSAVAKQEVGGPRRVAILGRPNVGKSSLLNKAAGEERVVVNEMAGTTRDPVDEQIELGGKVWTFVDTAGIRKRVHLQQGADFYASLRTSAALEKAEVAVVVLDVTEPISTQDLRIIDLVLESGRALVLAFNKWDLLDDDRRRYLEREIEQDLHHVTWAPRVNISARTGRHLEKLVPALELALDSWDTRIPTGKFNAFLAELTAAHPHPVRGGKQPRILFGTQAASRPPTFVLFTTGFLDPGYRRYVQRRLREIYGFEGSPIVVNMRVREKRKR